The DNA sequence GGTGTGTGTAATTGACTCTGTGCCTCGCCATGTCTTCTTACATGACTTTCAGGATCAAGGGATTCCTGGttgagaaacaaaagcagactCATCCCATTCCCAAGTGGGTTTCGATGAAAATTAGTGATAAAATCAGGTATAACTCTAAGAAGAGACATTGGAAAAGAACCAAACTGAATCTATAAGTCACTTGTGAGACGGCACACATAGTTATACTGTCTCAAGGTCACTAACATCTTACCATGTCATACTGAAAAGGTCACTACTCTTTCTGGGCAGGGGGACATgttttattaggaaaataatgtttttcccctttgtctCTGTGCTTCTGCACTAGTAGGTTGGTTCAGTAATAAATATATGAGAACTtttgtttggggggaaaaaacagaatggagaatGGATCAAAGAGAAAGACATCAAATTTTGTCTGGAACACGTTCAGATGTTGGGATTGAGTCACATCCCATGTAGAAAGGAAGGAGATCCTAGATAGGAAGTCAAGCTGACTGGAAATACACATCTGGGAGCTCCTAAGAGTTCCACTGCTCGAAGGGATTCATTCTCTGGAGAAACACAGAGGGCACAGAGGAGTAGCAAGACAGGAGCAGCCTGGCAGAATTTCCAGGTAAATTGGCACGAAGACTGAGCAGGAGACCAGAAGAGGCAAGTTCCCCAGAAGCCATGAAAGACATTTCAAGGAGTACAGAGTGTCCTCTAGACGCTGGAGGTTGGCGAAAAGGCGGACCAAGAAGAGGGGAATCACTGACTTCTCAGTAATTTGAGAGAAGGGTTTTAGTGGCAGGATTAGATACCAGCCTGACAGGAGGAAGGAATGGCAAGGGAATGAAAGCATTTAGGCCAGGTCTACAGGTGTGATATGCATGCCACTTGGAGGCAGACAGGGAGTCACTTCAGTCCTAGGGCGCAGGACTGTTTTGTCTCAAGGAAGAGAGAGGTTAAGGGAAGGCTCTGAAATGCAGCAGAATGAAACCCCTGACCTGGGTTTTAGTCTCAGATGTAACTGCTTGTCTGGGATGCTAAAGGCCTTCAGATTCCGCAGAACCTCAAGGGGAATTCTCCACTGGCGGCAGTAAAGCAACTCTTTTCCATCTAGCACAGCAGTTGGCTTCTCCCTTGCATGCAAACTGGCCACACGTGTCTAAAATGAACTTGCTCCTGCTCAGAAATACTTTGATTCCTGTTTGGGAAAGTTACCCTTTTGGGTTAGTAGTCTTCTAGGCTGTAGGCATGTAGGTGTAGACAATACTTTTTGCTTCAGCAAAGGATTATCACTAATCCCGTTTAATTACGCCAATAAGAATCAGGCAAGATTTGTTACTAGAGTCCAGGTTTTTGATCTAGAGACTAAAAAAGCCAGGCAGAAAGGGCTCCTGGGCTCCATCTGGACTTAATTCCAGATTTTCTAGCCTGGATAATTTAGGTGCTACCTGACTTTCTCTTGGGGAAGCAGGAGGGTGACAGGTCAAACTCTTGAATTGGTAGTGCCTATTTCTCTCTGGAACCAGACACtgactttttacctttttttccctggGAGAGCCAGGGCGAATTCCAATGGATCTGCTAAAGGATGCAGGTTTCAGTAGATTAACAATTCACATATGTGAACCTCATAGTGCTTGGCAAACCCAAATGGATTTTGCAGTCCAACAATCTTAGAAGGCAATAATGGAAGGGCACTTTGCTCTGGGCACCTGAACTGCCACTGTCATCGAGTGCCATCAGAGGACTTTAACATTTGCGCTTAGGTCCCTTCCCACTGGAATTAACCAGCTGTCATTCTTCATTGTTAGTGGCTACTCTACCTTGTCGGAGACCATGACACCAATAGGGGGTCTCTGTAGGCTGGCACCCACCAGGCCCTCATTTTTCTAACTACCACTGAGGCCCTGCCTTCCTTGCTGCCTGTGAAGTCACCTGGTTCACTTCCTGTTTCCCTATTTGGATGTGAATGTCACTTAGCCAGTTTGCCCACATGATTTCCCAGACCTAGGAAGGGACACGCCTTGATGCAGAGAGATGCAATCCAAGGCAGAGAGATGTAATCGCTGTTACCACTGTGGAAAGGAAAGCCATCCTTGGTATGGATCACatgttctctccattttttatGTCAGAAGCTGTGCTCACGTCATCCATTTTGGTGGGGCATTTCGCTTCCTCTGATCAATGTCCATTTGCCTTGGGCTCTTCCAGGATACGATTTTCCAGCCAAATGAGGTTTTCGTTTTATGTTTAGGATTCCAGACTTCACGGACATCCCTTAATCCAACATCTCTGCCTCTAGGCAATGCCTTTTTCCAGAGAGTAAAGAAATTCTgtacattcttaaaataaaaaggtgaaacATAATTATAGgccctgacatttaaaaaaaatttttttaatgtttattatttttgagagagagacagagacagagagaatgagtgggggaggggcagagagagaaagggagacacagaatccaaagcaggctccaggctccgagctgtcagcacagagcctgatgtggggcttgaactcacggattacgagatcatgacccgagctgaaggtggacgcttaaccgactgagcccctcggGCAGCCCTAGGTCCTGACATTTCTAAGGATTGGTCTGGAAATCACACCAGATTTCCCTGAAGTAACCTTACTTCATTTGCAATCTCCCTTTGACAAAGTTAATTTCGGTGGCCTTGACCCTGATTATGGTCCCTCACTTGCCCTTTGCTCTTACTAGACCTGTATCCAGAACCTTCTCACAGCTTGCCTCAGAGAGAAGTAAGGCTCAGGAAGTTTTTGGTTTTCAACATGTCTCTGCTTGACATAAAGACTCATAggtcccccttcttctcccctttccTGCACATAGGCCCAAAGTGAGATTAAGGCGATGCACGTTTAGGATCCGGCCATAAAGTAGCAGTGGGAGGTGAACAAGTCACAGTTACCTTCTAGGCTGAGCTGCTCTTTGATCCCAGTTCAATTCAGTAACTATAATAACACTGAGGGGTTACTTAAAGGAATAAGTCTGCAGCCCCGCTCTCAGGAAGCATCTTGCTTAGTGGctggaatgaaaggaaaagctCCTGAGTCCTACTGGGCACCACGCACGGTACAAGGCATTTTGAGCTCACACTCCTCAGTGTGACCTTTAGAGACTGGTGCTCTCATTTCTGATATGGCTGAGGAAAGTAACTGGCCTAGCTCCTGGGGGTTCAACAGTAGCTCTGCTGGCTACCAAGTTCTGAGTGTTTATTGTCCACCCAGACTGCCTCAGACGCTTGCAGAATATGTTAACTGTTACAACAGAGGTGCAAACAAGGGGATCTGGGAACACATTATCTTGTTTCCAGTGACTTCCTTCCCTAGCCAAGGACTCTGTCACCCTTGCCACTTGGGTCCAGGCTGAGTTCAGTCAGGGAATCAGGCTCCACAGGACCCATTCCTGTGACTCTCAGAATTtatcctttacttttctttcaggAATGTCAGTCCACACAATAATCCTTTCCACTGCTGCTTCATGGTTTACAAACAGTTTTacatcattatctcatttaatcacatTCCTACATCTTTGTACATCTTTAGTACAACATTCTGTCTTACCTGACAGGCTTGTTTCCCTTTACTGCATTCATCTTGGCTCACAAGTTCCATCCTATATATAATTCAGGTATCTCGATACCTTGCGCATTTGTGTGCACAAAGTGGGGGAGACCAGAGTTTGCCAGGTTGACTCCTCACAGTGTTGTGGGTCTTTCTCATTGCTGCCTTCTTC is a window from the Leopardus geoffroyi isolate Oge1 chromosome A2, O.geoffroyi_Oge1_pat1.0, whole genome shotgun sequence genome containing:
- the LOC123607582 gene encoding 60S ribosomal protein L39-like, coding for MSSYMTFRIKGFLVEKQKQTHPIPKWVSMKISDKIRYNSKKRHWKRTKLNL